The following coding sequences are from one Gemmatimonadota bacterium window:
- a CDS encoding acyl carrier protein, producing MEGRQAEPTFDEIADQVLEIFNGVTQGQLKRDLPLIAEQGVDSLDMTEAAFDIEDRFGLEFPEREPLMELSKRLPPDTVVRDQILTPRGRELLLERMPELSGVTLPEDLGVYDVARYWTVDTFARLIHDVFTHMAREDESGRPSAVWDGDRFVHPDSGEPVEPPPGEELLELWLERKVAEELDR from the coding sequence ATGGAGGGGCGACAGGCCGAGCCAACGTTCGACGAAATCGCCGATCAGGTTCTGGAGATCTTCAACGGTGTCACCCAAGGGCAGTTGAAGCGTGATCTCCCGCTCATCGCCGAGCAAGGCGTGGACTCACTGGACATGACGGAAGCGGCGTTCGACATCGAGGACCGCTTCGGCCTCGAGTTCCCCGAGCGTGAACCGTTGATGGAATTGAGTAAGCGCCTTCCGCCCGACACCGTGGTCAGGGATCAGATCCTGACACCACGAGGGAGAGAGCTTCTCCTCGAGCGGATGCCGGAGCTCAGCGGTGTGACCCTCCCAGAAGACCTCGGCGTCTACGATGTCGCGCGATACTGGACGGTGGACACGTTCGCGCGGCTCATCCACGACGTGTTCACGCACATGGCCCGTGAGGACGAATCAGGCCGCCCTTCGGCGGTGTGGGACGGAGATCGGTTCGTGCATCCGGATTCCGGGGAGCCGGTCGAACCGCCGCCAGGAGAAGAGCTTCTCGAGCTGTGGCTTGAACGAAAGGTGGCTGAAGAGCTGGACCGATGA
- a CDS encoding MaoC family dehydratase: MSATQSYTAEDIWNALGREPIVSEWLDVEQKTIDQFADATRDWNWLHIDPERATLEGPADGTIAHGFWTISMLSHFMRSTPAWQYPDGVQYVLNYGLDRVRLMAPVPVGGRIRDRMQVVKVRGAGENRFVIKTRHTIEVEGEKKPAMVAESLGMLVYPSQDDTPA, encoded by the coding sequence ATGAGCGCAACACAGAGCTACACAGCCGAGGACATCTGGAACGCGCTGGGAAGGGAGCCGATCGTATCCGAATGGCTCGATGTCGAGCAGAAGACGATCGATCAGTTCGCGGACGCCACCCGGGACTGGAACTGGCTGCACATCGATCCGGAGAGGGCTACCCTGGAGGGGCCGGCTGATGGTACGATCGCGCATGGCTTCTGGACGATCTCGATGCTCAGCCACTTCATGCGATCGACCCCGGCCTGGCAGTATCCCGACGGCGTGCAATACGTCCTCAACTACGGCTTGGATCGCGTGCGCCTGATGGCACCGGTTCCCGTGGGGGGGCGTATCCGCGACCGAATGCAGGTCGTGAAAGTGCGGGGCGCGGGCGAGAACCGCTTCGTGATCAAGACGCGGCACACGATCGAAGTCGAGGGCGAGAAGAAGCCCGCGATGGTCGCCGAGTCACTCGGGATGCTCGTGTACCCGTCCCAGGACGACACCCCCGCGTGA
- a CDS encoding DUF819 family protein has translation METAQPLVTNDAVVLGMLALILGFVFYTESSEHLFWKKFYTYVPGLLLCYFLPSLLNTFNVVDAEQSRLYFVSSRYLLPTCLVLLTLSVDLQAIMRLGYKAVLMFFTGTIGIMVGGPLALMIVGMVSPETVGGSGPDAVWRGLATVAGSWIGGGANQTAMKEVFEVSDALFSQMVAVDVIWANVWMAILLFLAGRAAVLDERMGADTTALEELRRRVEAFRDEHARVLTLTDLMLILAVGFGVTGFAHLAGSFIAEWIAANAPVLERMSLTSTFFWLVVIATTIGIGLSFTKVKNLEGAGASRVGTAMLYVLVATIGMGMDIMAVFTNPGLFAIGGIWIAFHAVLMLIMARVLRVPTFYMAVASQANVGGAASAPVVASAFHPSLAPVGVLLAVLGYGIGTYAAWICGLVMQAIAT, from the coding sequence ATGGAGACCGCCCAGCCGTTGGTGACGAACGACGCCGTGGTCCTGGGCATGCTCGCGCTGATCCTCGGCTTCGTCTTCTACACGGAGAGCAGCGAGCACCTGTTCTGGAAGAAGTTCTACACGTACGTGCCGGGCCTGCTTCTCTGTTACTTCCTCCCCTCGCTGCTCAACACCTTCAACGTGGTGGACGCGGAGCAGTCTCGTCTCTACTTCGTGTCGTCCAGGTATCTGCTGCCCACGTGCCTCGTGCTGCTGACGTTGTCCGTCGACCTCCAGGCCATCATGCGCCTGGGCTACAAGGCCGTACTCATGTTCTTCACGGGCACCATCGGCATCATGGTGGGCGGACCGTTGGCGCTGATGATCGTGGGGATGGTGAGCCCGGAGACCGTGGGTGGCTCCGGCCCAGACGCGGTGTGGAGAGGCCTCGCCACCGTGGCTGGGAGCTGGATCGGGGGCGGCGCCAACCAGACGGCGATGAAGGAAGTCTTCGAAGTGAGCGATGCCCTCTTCTCGCAGATGGTCGCGGTCGACGTCATTTGGGCCAACGTGTGGATGGCGATCCTGCTTTTCCTCGCGGGCCGTGCGGCGGTTCTCGACGAGCGCATGGGCGCCGACACGACCGCGCTCGAGGAGCTACGGCGCCGGGTGGAGGCGTTCCGCGACGAGCATGCCCGGGTCCTAACGCTGACCGACCTCATGCTCATCTTGGCCGTCGGCTTCGGCGTCACCGGCTTCGCCCATCTGGCCGGTTCCTTCATCGCCGAGTGGATCGCGGCCAACGCCCCCGTGCTGGAGCGGATGAGCCTCACGAGCACGTTCTTTTGGCTCGTGGTCATCGCTACCACGATCGGGATAGGGCTGTCGTTTACGAAGGTCAAGAACCTCGAGGGTGCCGGCGCGTCCCGTGTGGGTACCGCCATGCTCTACGTGCTCGTCGCCACGATCGGCATGGGCATGGACATTATGGCGGTGTTCACCAACCCCGGGCTCTTCGCCATAGGCGGCATCTGGATCGCCTTCCACGCGGTTCTGATGCTGATCATGGCGCGGGTCCTCAGGGTTCCGACTTTCTACATGGCGGTGGCGAGCCAGGCCAACGTCGGTGGCGCTGCCTCAGCACCCGTGGTCGCCTCGGCGTTCCACCCCAGCCTGGCACCAGTGGGCGTGCTGCTGGCAGTGCTCGGGTACGGGATCGGCACCTACGCGGCCTGGATCTGTGGGCTGGTGATGCAGGCCATTGCGACCTGA
- the amt gene encoding ammonium transporter, which translates to MPGTLLVGRMRKGFAPLRQRLDACLFALALAALFLLLSPDLVAAQEEAVISGGDTAWLLTSTALVLLMTAGLAFFYGGLVRSKNVLNTMMMSFIAFGFAGVLWVVVGYSLAFGEGGALVGDLSMAFLKGVGVQPNGTIPDMLFMAFQATFAIITAALISGAVVGRMRFGAYVAFISLWGLLVYAPVAHWVWGGGWLAGLGALDFAGGTVVHVNAGAAALTAALVLGPRTDYGRQAMLPHNVPFVLLGAGLLWFGWMGFNGGSALAADEFAALGVVNTLVAPCATLVVWALLDTFFAKQITAVGTATAIVVGLVAVTPAAGFVSPMSALAIGAIAALPSYGIIRWRAGTRLDDSLDVFAAHGVGGATGAILTGVFASAVVNGSADGLLFGNPGQVGIQAVAVLAVAAYSAVATLVILKMIQLVTPLRPAADSERRGMDVLSHGEEGYARGEGAVLILHEELNGSGDALRHPAIARELGEPRTFEGSDGTLVRLVKAIVRPDKLSDVLNALYMAEVTGFTVSRVQGHGGETETVETYRGTSVKMGLTDKVMIDIGVSEPFVEATVEAVLSAARTGDVGDGKVFVLPVQAVHRIRTAERDTAAVTPVAP; encoded by the coding sequence ATGCCCGGCACCCTCCTGGTAGGACGGATGAGGAAAGGGTTCGCGCCGCTTCGCCAGCGGTTGGACGCGTGTCTGTTTGCTCTTGCCCTTGCAGCTCTCTTCTTGCTGCTGAGCCCGGATCTGGTCGCGGCGCAGGAAGAGGCCGTGATCTCCGGCGGAGACACAGCGTGGCTGCTGACCTCGACCGCCCTCGTGCTTCTCATGACGGCCGGCCTCGCCTTCTTCTATGGTGGTTTGGTCCGCTCCAAGAACGTCCTGAACACGATGATGATGAGCTTCATCGCCTTCGGCTTTGCGGGCGTGCTCTGGGTCGTCGTCGGATACTCCCTCGCGTTCGGTGAGGGCGGGGCGTTGGTCGGCGACCTATCGATGGCCTTCTTGAAAGGCGTCGGCGTGCAGCCGAACGGAACCATTCCCGACATGCTCTTCATGGCGTTCCAGGCGACGTTTGCCATCATCACCGCCGCCTTGATCTCGGGCGCGGTCGTGGGACGGATGCGGTTCGGTGCCTACGTGGCCTTCATCTCCCTCTGGGGCCTGCTGGTCTACGCCCCGGTTGCGCACTGGGTCTGGGGTGGCGGATGGTTGGCCGGGTTGGGTGCGTTGGACTTCGCCGGCGGAACCGTCGTGCACGTCAACGCGGGTGCAGCAGCGCTGACGGCGGCGTTGGTTTTGGGGCCCCGAACGGATTATGGCCGCCAGGCGATGCTCCCCCACAACGTGCCTTTCGTCCTACTCGGCGCGGGCCTGCTCTGGTTCGGTTGGATGGGTTTCAACGGCGGGAGCGCTCTGGCGGCGGATGAGTTCGCGGCGCTCGGCGTGGTGAACACGCTCGTCGCCCCGTGCGCTACGCTGGTCGTGTGGGCGCTTCTGGACACCTTCTTCGCGAAGCAGATCACTGCGGTTGGTACGGCAACGGCCATCGTGGTCGGTCTCGTGGCCGTGACGCCGGCCGCGGGCTTCGTCTCGCCCATGTCGGCCCTCGCCATCGGCGCGATCGCGGCGCTTCCCAGCTATGGCATCATCCGGTGGCGCGCGGGCACACGCCTCGACGACTCCCTCGACGTCTTCGCGGCGCACGGCGTGGGGGGAGCCACCGGCGCGATCCTCACAGGGGTCTTCGCCAGCGCGGTGGTGAACGGCAGCGCCGACGGGCTCCTCTTCGGGAACCCGGGCCAGGTCGGTATCCAGGCTGTTGCGGTCCTCGCCGTCGCCGCCTACAGCGCAGTCGCGACACTGGTCATCCTCAAGATGATCCAGCTGGTTACCCCCTTGCGGCCGGCCGCCGATTCCGAGCGGCGGGGCATGGACGTGCTTTCCCACGGAGAGGAAGGCTATGCGCGTGGTGAGGGTGCGGTCCTCATCCTCCACGAGGAGCTCAACGGGAGCGGCGACGCGCTCCGGCACCCTGCCATCGCCCGCGAGCTAGGGGAGCCGCGCACGTTCGAAGGGAGTGACGGCACGCTCGTGAGACTCGTCAAGGCGATCGTGCGTCCGGACAAGCTGAGCGACGTCTTGAACGCCCTATACATGGCAGAAGTGACGGGATTCACGGTCAGTCGTGTGCAGGGTCACGGCGGTGAGACGGAGACCGTGGAGACCTACAGGGGCACGTCCGTGAAAATGGGTTTGACCGACAAGGTGATGATCGACATCGGGGTGTCAGAGCCGTTTGTGGAGGCCACCGTCGAGGCGGTTCTCAGCGCGGCGCGGACAGGAGACGTCGGAGACGGGAAGGTCTTCGTTCTCCCCGTCCAGGCGGTGCATAGGATTCGCACGGCGGAAAGGGACACGGCAGCGGTTACGCCTGTCGCTCCCTGA
- a CDS encoding beta-ketoacyl-[acyl-carrier-protein] synthase family protein, giving the protein MTSFVVRSHSIVAPGDLAYSDFIAGRSAVVRLPEEFPVRVGAPIPDHVCRPRPDAQRITPRGVALALEACDRLEYDPDAHYGLVLALPTLRAEPEHIERSLDAVEDPSGLTPLLGFFGDAPLAHIAKRLGVDGPRVRVDTACASGSDALIFAHQWLEAGAVEDVIVVASTALLNPFAVAGFNNLGTLNRDDDLRASRPFDVNRNGFVMGEGAAAMWLSSRPHPEAPGYLSGYGQSMNATHMTGVPDDIGIMLRACTSALAGVANLETDLAYVSAHGTSTRANDAAEIRVYRELLGEGRAMVPISSLKSMIGHCLGASSLIEACVCIDVLTHGEAPPTINLEHPDPQSGLDFLPNESKEVSGDFVLCNAFGFGGHNSSLLFSRGPI; this is encoded by the coding sequence ATGACCTCTTTCGTGGTCCGCTCCCACTCCATCGTGGCGCCGGGGGACCTCGCTTACTCAGACTTCATCGCCGGCCGCTCGGCCGTCGTCCGACTCCCCGAAGAGTTTCCGGTGCGCGTCGGCGCCCCGATCCCAGACCACGTCTGCCGTCCCCGCCCCGATGCTCAGCGGATCACGCCGAGGGGCGTCGCGCTCGCACTCGAAGCCTGCGACCGCCTGGAGTACGACCCAGACGCTCACTATGGGCTGGTCCTCGCGCTCCCGACCCTCCGCGCGGAGCCAGAGCATATCGAGCGCTCGCTCGACGCGGTCGAGGACCCGAGCGGGTTGACTCCGCTACTCGGCTTCTTTGGGGACGCGCCGCTGGCACATATCGCGAAACGGCTGGGAGTGGACGGCCCCCGAGTGCGGGTTGATACCGCCTGCGCCTCGGGCAGCGATGCCTTGATCTTCGCCCATCAGTGGCTTGAAGCCGGCGCCGTCGAGGACGTGATCGTCGTCGCTTCCACAGCCCTGTTGAATCCCTTCGCCGTAGCGGGATTCAACAATCTCGGGACGTTGAACCGCGACGACGATCTGCGGGCGAGCCGACCTTTCGACGTGAACCGAAACGGATTCGTCATGGGAGAGGGCGCCGCCGCCATGTGGCTGAGCAGCCGCCCGCACCCAGAAGCGCCGGGATACTTGAGCGGGTACGGACAGTCGATGAACGCCACGCACATGACGGGCGTGCCGGATGACATCGGCATCATGCTCCGCGCATGCACGTCCGCGCTGGCCGGCGTGGCCAACCTCGAGACGGACTTGGCGTACGTCTCGGCACATGGCACTTCGACCAGGGCGAACGACGCAGCCGAGATACGCGTCTACAGGGAGCTGCTCGGTGAGGGTCGAGCAATGGTCCCCATCAGTTCTTTGAAGTCGATGATCGGCCACTGTCTCGGAGCGTCCTCACTCATCGAAGCGTGTGTCTGCATCGATGTCCTGACGCATGGTGAGGCACCGCCTACGATCAACCTCGAGCACCCCGATCCGCAGTCGGGCCTCGACTTCTTGCCCAACGAATCGAAAGAGGTCTCCGGGGACTTCGTTCTGTGCAACGCGTTCGGATTCGGCGGGCACAACAGTTCGTTACTGTTTTCCCGCGGGCCGATCTAG
- a CDS encoding carbohydrate binding family 9 domain-containing protein, which translates to MAGLLALAAPVISAQQVGDQRSGVAPARDSVAGYRHELAPTATATRVVGAITIDGLLDDAIWQQVAPISDLLQTAPLEGQPATERTEVRFVYDDDAIYVGARLHDRSPVTSRLARRDSRLGDSDSFVLLLDSYHDHETAYRFWTNPSGVKGDAIVTGNRRGGGDSSWDPVWDLATAVTDSGWVVEMRIPFSQLRFDREDQQVWGIQVERNIQRNQENATFPFTPRLERAGVSRFAHLNGMAGIEPGRRLELLPYAVARGEYLQLDAPAGVAFGNPYRSGADHFAGAGVDLKYRIASNVTLDAAVNPDFGQVEADPSVINLTAFETRFSERRPFFVEGADIFSFGEGGPVGSVGRPPQILYSRRIGRSPRGSVPSEAVFSDVPTATTILGAAKITGRVGDGWSLGVLEAVTAGETASYLDANREAGELAVEPAANHFVARLRRQIRGGATRFGVIGTAVNRDVRGTTLASKLHSSAYSGGFDFAHETTDRMWMFSGLVAGSHVAGTADAIVRTQRSSARYFQRPDADHVEVNPSATSLKGLYVMGFIGKQAGSFTMRNGVAFVSPGFEANDLGFQSHADRVLFDTHYQYNQVEPGRILRSWNASMSPDAVWNSAGDRVFANVNAMLNLTFLNYWRTSFRVQVDPWTDDDRLLRGGPMARSPGSFSGRLNLNSDSRRAAVARATYSWGSDDAGGWNRRVQLNLSARIRETLQISFGPSYSRSYSTAQYVTRIDDPLAGATFGSRYVFADLDRTTLSLETRVNATFSPTLSLQLYVEPFASAGDYGFLKEFSAPGTFDFLEYGTDVGTVTQDADGNSSIDPDGDGPAGSFKVSNRDFNYRSLLGNAVLRWEWRPGSTLFLVWQQRRVNSVIGQGPAGANRWVGTFDLGRDAGDLFSVPADNILMIKVNYWLNP; encoded by the coding sequence TTGGCCGGCCTCCTGGCGTTGGCCGCGCCGGTGATCTCTGCCCAGCAGGTCGGCGATCAGCGATCAGGGGTGGCGCCCGCGCGGGACTCCGTCGCCGGCTACCGTCACGAGCTGGCGCCGACGGCGACCGCGACTCGGGTGGTCGGGGCGATCACGATCGATGGGCTTCTCGACGATGCGATCTGGCAGCAGGTGGCACCGATTTCGGACTTGCTTCAGACCGCCCCGCTCGAGGGCCAGCCCGCGACGGAACGGACCGAGGTGCGATTCGTCTACGACGACGACGCCATCTACGTGGGTGCCCGCCTCCATGATCGGAGTCCGGTCACGTCCCGCCTCGCACGTCGGGATTCCCGCCTCGGGGACTCCGATTCGTTCGTCCTCCTCCTGGACAGTTATCACGATCACGAGACCGCCTACCGCTTCTGGACGAATCCGTCGGGCGTCAAGGGAGATGCGATCGTCACCGGCAATCGCAGGGGAGGGGGCGACTCGTCGTGGGATCCCGTGTGGGACCTCGCGACCGCGGTCACGGACTCGGGGTGGGTGGTGGAGATGCGGATCCCCTTCAGCCAGCTCCGATTCGATCGGGAGGATCAGCAGGTCTGGGGAATCCAGGTCGAGCGGAACATCCAGCGCAACCAGGAGAACGCCACCTTCCCGTTCACGCCCAGGCTGGAACGCGCCGGAGTCTCTCGCTTCGCGCACCTGAACGGTATGGCGGGGATCGAGCCCGGGCGGCGGCTCGAGCTCCTTCCGTATGCCGTAGCTCGGGGGGAGTACTTGCAGCTCGACGCCCCTGCCGGTGTGGCTTTCGGCAATCCCTACCGAAGCGGAGCGGATCACTTCGCAGGCGCTGGTGTCGATCTCAAGTACCGCATCGCCTCGAACGTCACGCTCGACGCAGCGGTCAATCCGGACTTCGGCCAGGTGGAGGCGGATCCATCGGTCATCAACCTCACCGCCTTCGAGACGCGATTCAGTGAGCGGCGCCCGTTCTTCGTCGAGGGCGCGGACATCTTCAGCTTCGGCGAAGGGGGTCCCGTCGGCAGCGTCGGACGACCGCCGCAAATTCTCTACTCGCGGCGGATCGGAAGATCACCCAGGGGCTCCGTTCCCTCGGAAGCCGTCTTTTCCGATGTGCCGACAGCTACGACGATCCTGGGAGCAGCCAAAATTACGGGCCGCGTCGGGGACGGCTGGTCCCTGGGCGTTTTGGAGGCGGTGACCGCCGGCGAGACCGCATCGTACCTCGATGCGAACCGGGAAGCCGGCGAGCTCGCGGTCGAGCCGGCCGCCAATCACTTCGTGGCACGCTTGCGACGTCAGATCCGTGGAGGTGCGACCCGATTCGGCGTGATCGGGACCGCCGTAAACCGCGACGTGCGGGGAACGACGTTGGCGAGCAAGCTGCACTCGTCCGCGTACTCCGGTGGCTTCGACTTCGCTCACGAGACGACCGACCGGATGTGGATGTTCAGCGGCCTGGTGGCCGGGAGCCATGTGGCGGGAACCGCGGACGCGATCGTACGCACGCAAAGGTCCTCGGCGCGGTACTTCCAGAGGCCGGATGCGGACCACGTAGAGGTGAACCCGTCCGCGACATCGCTGAAGGGATTGTACGTGATGGGCTTCATCGGCAAGCAGGCCGGCTCGTTCACGATGAGAAACGGCGTGGCGTTCGTGAGCCCCGGTTTCGAAGCCAACGACCTCGGCTTTCAATCCCACGCAGACCGTGTGCTCTTCGATACCCACTATCAATACAACCAGGTGGAGCCGGGCCGGATCCTTCGCTCGTGGAACGCGAGCATGAGCCCGGACGCGGTGTGGAATTCCGCGGGAGACCGTGTCTTCGCCAACGTCAACGCCATGCTCAATCTCACGTTCCTGAACTATTGGCGCACGTCGTTCAGAGTCCAGGTCGATCCGTGGACGGATGATGATCGGCTACTCAGGGGCGGTCCCATGGCCCGCTCGCCTGGGAGCTTTTCAGGAAGGCTGAACCTGAATTCGGACAGCAGGCGGGCTGCGGTGGCTCGAGCCACCTACAGTTGGGGCTCCGATGATGCGGGAGGCTGGAATCGCCGCGTACAGCTCAACCTGAGCGCGCGGATCAGGGAGACCCTCCAGATCAGCTTCGGCCCGTCCTACTCCCGGTCCTACTCGACCGCCCAGTACGTCACGCGCATCGATGATCCGCTCGCCGGCGCCACCTTTGGGAGCCGGTACGTGTTCGCTGACCTGGACCGGACCACGCTCTCACTCGAGACGCGCGTGAACGCCACGTTCTCGCCGACCTTGTCGCTGCAGTTGTATGTGGAGCCGTTTGCATCGGCGGGCGACTACGGGTTCCTGAAGGAATTCAGCGCGCCCGGGACCTTCGACTTCCTCGAGTACGGCACGGATGTGGGTACCGTAACCCAAGACGCGGACGGAAACTCCAGTATCGACCCCGATGGGGACGGACCCGCCGGAAGCTTCAAGGTGTCGAACCGCGACTTCAACTACCGGAGCCTTCTCGGCAACGCGGTGCTCCGGTGGGAATGGAGGCCGGGCTCCACGCTCTTCCTCGTCTGGCAGCAGAGGCGGGTCAATTCGGTTATCGGTCAGGGACCCGCCGGAGCCAACCGGTGGGTGGGCACTTTCGACCTGGGCCGGGACGCCGGAGACCTATTCAGCGTCCCAGCCGACAATATCCTGATGATCAAAGTGAACTACTGGCTGAATCCATGA
- a CDS encoding RidA family protein has product MQSLRTFALLLAIAGLTTNVAAQEGREYINARYATDATAPPFSGAVLAGNTLYLSGTIGLDSNQQVPSTPEAEARLVLDNVRSTLAAAGMTMDDLVTVQVFCSDVAHYDAFNAVYRTYFEGEFPARAFLGAGTLLFNARFEVQGIAVRR; this is encoded by the coding sequence ATGCAATCCCTAAGGACCTTCGCACTCCTCCTCGCGATTGCGGGCCTCACCACCAACGTCGCCGCCCAAGAGGGGCGTGAGTACATCAACGCGCGCTACGCGACCGACGCGACGGCGCCGCCGTTCAGTGGCGCGGTCCTGGCCGGCAACACGCTCTACCTGTCCGGAACGATCGGGTTGGACTCCAACCAGCAAGTTCCGTCCACCCCGGAAGCCGAAGCGAGGCTCGTCCTGGACAACGTCCGCAGCACACTCGCGGCCGCTGGCATGACGATGGATGACCTCGTCACAGTCCAGGTATTCTGCTCCGATGTCGCGCACTACGACGCCTTCAACGCGGTGTACCGGACGTATTTCGAGGGTGAGTTCCCGGCCCGGGCTTTTCTCGGGGCCGGCACCCTACTTTTCAATGCGCGCTTCGAGGTCCAGGGGATCGCTGTGAGGCGATAG
- a CDS encoding sigma-54-dependent Fis family transcriptional regulator: MIGQAVRVHTLVETEGQRLLMENDQLRQELRERYEFRNIIGNSRQMRDVYQEIAQVAGSPTTVMIRGESGTGKEMVAHAIHYNSPRAEGPFVKVNCGALPDTLIESELFGYEPGAFTDAREQKKGRFELADGGTLFLDEVGELSPSTQVKLLRALQEREFERLGGVKPIRVDVRVIAASNGDLEGAMRQGAFREDLYYRLNVFSIFMPALRDRKPDILLLVDHFAEKYASVLGRSVRRISTPAIDLLMAYHWPGNVRELENCIERAVLVCAGGVIHGHDLPPTLQPAQLSGTLPQVSLDVAVGNYEKDLLLDSLKTARGNQAEVARLLQTSPRIIGYKLRKYGIDSARYRASSRPSWDA, translated from the coding sequence ATGATCGGTCAGGCCGTCAGGGTTCACACGCTGGTGGAGACCGAGGGGCAGCGGTTGCTGATGGAGAACGACCAACTCCGCCAGGAGTTGCGGGAGCGGTACGAGTTCCGAAACATCATCGGCAACAGCCGCCAGATGCGTGACGTCTACCAGGAGATCGCCCAAGTCGCAGGCAGCCCGACGACCGTCATGATCCGTGGCGAGTCGGGGACGGGGAAGGAGATGGTCGCTCACGCGATCCACTACAACTCTCCGCGGGCCGAGGGGCCCTTCGTGAAAGTCAACTGTGGCGCGCTGCCGGACACCCTCATCGAGTCGGAGCTCTTCGGCTACGAACCGGGAGCCTTCACGGACGCGCGGGAGCAGAAGAAGGGCCGCTTCGAGCTCGCCGATGGGGGGACACTGTTCTTGGACGAGGTGGGTGAGCTGTCCCCATCCACTCAGGTCAAGCTCCTGCGAGCCCTCCAGGAGAGGGAGTTCGAGCGGTTGGGCGGAGTGAAACCGATCAGGGTCGACGTGCGGGTGATTGCGGCAAGCAACGGCGATCTCGAGGGCGCGATGCGGCAAGGGGCTTTCCGCGAGGACCTATATTACCGACTCAACGTGTTCAGCATCTTCATGCCCGCCCTGCGCGACCGGAAGCCGGACATTCTCCTGCTGGTCGATCACTTTGCCGAGAAGTACGCGTCGGTGCTGGGTAGGAGCGTTCGCCGCATCTCGACACCCGCGATCGACTTGCTGATGGCCTACCATTGGCCGGGCAACGTCAGGGAGTTGGAGAACTGCATCGAGCGCGCTGTGCTCGTATGCGCGGGCGGGGTGATCCACGGGCACGACCTTCCTCCCACGCTCCAGCCCGCCCAGCTGTCGGGCACCCTGCCGCAGGTCTCCCTCGACGTCGCGGTCGGGAACTACGAGAAGGACCTGCTCCTGGATAGTCTCAAGACGGCCCGCGGCAACCAAGCCGAGGTCGCCCGACTGCTTCAGACGAGCCCACGGATCATCGGCTACAAGCTCCGCAAGTACGGGATCGACTCTGCCCGCTACCGCGCGTCCTCACGTCCGTCCTGGGACGCCTGA